Proteins co-encoded in one Prunus persica cultivar Lovell chromosome G6, Prunus_persica_NCBIv2, whole genome shotgun sequence genomic window:
- the LOC18775267 gene encoding uncharacterized protein C227.17c, with product MSSVEEGSLAPKRRLSCSTCFDALWFCYSPVHQMQQYYRLGVLDNCSGKWTSLVDCLSLKTKRSSEVQEILETREKAKSHIWTFRTPEEASVHWKEQFGHLDEME from the exons ATGTCTTCAGTGGAAGAAGGGTCTTTAGCTCCAAAGCGTAGATTATCGTGTTCCACCTGCTTTGACGCTCTCTGGTTTTGCTATT CTCCAGTGCATCAGATGCAGCAGTATTATAGACTTGGGGTACTTGATAACTGTTCTGGGAAATGGACTTCTCTTGTTGATTGTTTGAGTTTGAAGACAAAACGGTCATCTGAAgtgcag GAAATTTTGGAAACCCGGGAAAAAGCGAAGTCTCACATCTGGACTTTTCGGACTCCCGAAGAAGCATCAGTTCACTGGAAAGAACAATTTGGACATTTAGATGAAATGGAATGA